The Microcella sp. genome includes the window GGCTCGACGGCGTGCTGCAGCTCGGTGAGCTCACGCTCGCCGACGGCGAGAACGACTCGACCCTCGCGAACGTCTTCATGCTCACGCTCGCCAACACGGGTGTCGAGATCATGCTCTGGCTGTGGGTCATCGCCGCGCTGCTGTTCAGCGGCCTCGTGCTGCTGACGATCGCGCGTCGACGAGCGTCGGCGGGCTAGACCGACAACGCCTCGGCGCAGGGTTCGACGAGAACTGAGCGCAGAGAAGGCCGGGCCCCGGTGGCGCGAAGGCGCGACCGGGGCCCGTGAGCCATCGTGAGCGTGTGGTGACGGTCAGCGCCCGCGGCGCTGCCCTCCCGACGAGTTCGCACGCACGACCTGGCCGACGCGAATCGCTCCGCCCGAACCGCCGCTGGGCGCGGATGCTCGGCGCGAGCCCTGACGAGCTCTCGCCGGTGCTGCCGCAGCCGTGTCGGTCGAGCGTGCAACGGGTGCCGCTGATCCTGACCGTGCCGGGGCCGCGTCGGTGCGCCGCTGGCTCGAACGCTGGCCGCCCTGGCCCGAACGCTGCCCGCCCTGGCCCGTACGCTGACCGCCCTGCCCCGAACGGTTCGCACGCTTGCGCTGAGCGTTCGCACCCTGCGACGAGCCTCCGCCTTCGGGCTGACGCTTGAGCACTGCCGGAAGCTCGTGCTCGGCGACCTTCGGTGCGACATCGCCGATGAGGCGAGTCACTGCTGGCGAGGTCGCGGTGACCTGCTGGGGCTGCACGCGAATCGAGGCCTTGCGCAGCAGGTCGGCCGTGTCTCGACGCTGTTCGGGAAGCACGAGGGTGACCACGTCTCCTGCTGCTCCGGCACGCGCCGTGCGGCCCGAGCGGTGCAGGTAGGCCTTGTGCTCGGTCGGCGGGTCGACGTGGATCACGAGCTCGATGTCGTCGACGTGAACTCCGCGAGCCGCGACATCGGTCGCGACGAGCACTCGCACGCTGCCGTCGCCGAACGCGGCGAGGTTGCGGTCTCGCGCAGGCTGCGACAGGTTGCCGTGCAGGTCGACGGCGGGAATGCCGTCGGCCGTGAGCTGCTTCGCGAGCTTCTTGGCCGTGTGCTTCGTGCGCATGAACAAGATGCGGCGACCGCTGCCCGAGGCAAGGGCCGAGATCATGCGCTTCTTCTCGTCGGTGCCCGAGAGCTCGAACACGTGGTGGGTCATGTCGGCGACGGGCGAGTTCGCCTCGTCGACCGAGTGCGTCACCGGGTCGTGCAAGAACTGCTTGACGAGCTTGTCGACCCCGTTGTCGAGGGTCGCGCTGAACAGCATGCGCTGCCCACGAGCGGGCGTGGCCTTGAGAATGCGGGTGACGCCGGGCAAGAAGCCGAGGTCGGCCATGTGGTCGGCCTCGTCGAGCACCGTGATCTCGACTGAGTCGAGCGAGACGAAGCCCTGCTTCATGAGGTCTTCGAGGCGGCCGGGTGCGGCGACGACGATGTCGACGCCGCGCTGCAGCTGCTGCACCTGCTTGCCCTGCGAGACGCCGCCGAAGATCGTCATCGCGCGAAGTCCGTAGGCCTCGGCCAGCGGCTCGATGACCGCGAGAATCTGGGTGGCGAGCTCGCGAGTCGGCGCGAGCACGAGGCCGAGCGGCTTCATCGGCCGGCGCGGTGCTCCCGTGCGCATGCCGAGGCGCGCGACCATCGGAATCGAGAAGGCGAGGGTCTTGCCCGAGCCCGTCTTGCCGCGGCCGAGCACGTCGCGACCCGCGAGGGTGTCGGCGAGCGTGTCGACCTGAATCGGAAACGCCTCGGTCTTGCCCTGGCCGTCGAGAACCTCGACGAGCGGGTAGGGCACGCCGAGCGCGCTGAACGTGGTGGTGCTGGGGGTGATGAGTGTGGTGCTGGTCATTCTGGTGGTGCCTTTCGTGGTGCTCCGCGCCGCAGCATGCTTCAACTTGCCACGTGTTGCCGCTACGCCGCCGCGATGCGGCAACAAGTGGCAACTCGGCGAGTGTCATGCGCGAGCGAGGGATTGTGGCGACGGCGGCAGTGGCCGACATCGTTCGCCGTGAGAAAGTGTCGAACCGCTCCGGTGCGCGAGTCGGTGCGCGGCGGGCGGGAGGAGTAAGCGTTCTACGACGCAGGAGAACTGAGAACAGTTCTGCCTATGAATCAACCGTAGCAGGTCGCCCTGAAGGGTGCGCTCGAGCCGCATCGCGGTGCCTGCCGCACTCCGCCCAGCTCAGAGCACGAGCCGCCCATCGCCGTAGCGCTCGCCGACCTCAATGTTGACGTCGACGACGTTGCCGGGCGGCGCGAGCGGGCATGCCCAGGCCTCGTCGTAGGCGCACGAGGGGTTGTAGGCGAAGTTGAAGTCGAGCACGAGCGACCACGGTGCGCGACCCCCGCCGAGGTCGGCGCCCTTGACGGTGTCGAGCAGGTAGCGACCGCCGCCGTAGGTTCCGCCGGGCACACGCGAGAGCGCGTCGCGCACGGGCACGAAGATGCCACCGCCGTACGAGGCGAGCCTCCAGACGTCGAGCGTGCCGACGCCGGGCACGTCGACGAGCCCGAGCCGCTCGAACGGCACGACTCCGTCGGTGCCCGTCTCGACGTCGATGCGCGCCGGCTCAGCATCCTGAATCACGCACTCGAACCGCCACGCGGGGTCGTAGGGCTTCACGCGCAGCCCGGTGAACGCCTCGCGGTCGGCGGGCAGCAGGGGCGAGGCGGGGTGGTGGGCGAAGAGCTCGTCGCGGGTGCGCCGCCAGTGGTCGTGCGCTGCGGGCAGGTCGGTCGCGGCACGCAGCTCGCAATAGAGCGCGGCAGTGCGCCGACGCCAATCTGCGACCGCGAGCGCGCTGACGGCCCGGTCAGAAGCGCCGGATGCTGCGCTCATGCCGCGCCGCCTCGAGAGCCGCCCGACTCGCCGAACTGCGCCACCCAGCCGGGCGCGAGCCGCCGCAGCTGTCGGCCCCGCAGTTGCCAGAACACCCAGAACCCGAGCCAGGCGAGGGGCGTCAGCACGCCGGCGCCGAGCTCGAGGGTGTCGCGAAACCGTGTGCGAGCATCCGGTGCAGACGACTCGGGGCTGATCGCCATCTGGTGGTGCCAGCGCGTCACGATGCGCATGGCTCCCGTGAGCGGGCCGCCCTCGTCGTGCACGATGCGGGTGCCGTCGGTCAGCGTCTCGTCGCGCAGTCTGATGAGCTGCGTGCCCATGGGCAGCACGCCGAGCAGCCGCAGCCGCACCCGATGCTCGGTGTTGCTCCAGTGCTCGGGAAAGCCTGCAGGCTCGAGCGACTCGGCCGTCGTGAACGGCCCAGACACCGCGCGGAACACGGCGGGCGAGTGCACGGCCCGCCACGCCGCATCGGCGGGGCAGTCGAGCAGCAGGTCGAGTCTCACGCGCATGCACCCAGTGTGCGCCACCTCGGTACGATCGACCTGTGACCGCGCTCCACGACGACGATCGCCCCGACGCCCAGCAGCGCTATCAGGTGCGCTTCGATGTGGGGCTCGACGGCGCTCGACGCATCGGCGCGAGCGCGCACCTGCTCGTCTGGTGCGACGGTCTCGCGACCGAGCCTCTGCCGACTGATGCTCTGCCACCGCATCTCGAGGTGATCGACGCGCGCTGCGGCGCTGCGGGGACGATCGCCCAGCGGCTGCTGCAGCTGCAGGCAGCGCGCGGCGAGCGAACGATGGTCGCCGTCGTGGCCGCTGGAGCGCCCGTGGAGGCGCCGGAGGGAATCCCGGTCGAAGACCACTTGCTCGCGGGCGCCGTCATCGACGCGCTCGGCGCGGTCGGCATCGATGCGACGAGCCCCGAAGCCGCGGTCGCCGCGGCGGCCTATCAGGGGCTGCGTGGTGCGGTGGCGCACATGCTGAGCGCCTCGGTGGGCGGGCGGATGCTCGCCGCGAGCGCCGGTGCCACTGCCGTGAGCGAGGCGCGGGCGCGCTGGGAATCGACCGAACTCGTCGTGCTGCGGGAATTCGACCTGCCAGCCTGAGGTTGGGTCGAACGACCCGCCATCACTCGACCGCAGGAGGACCCATGAAGGCTCACATCAACGGCACCGTCATCGCCGAGGCCGCAGAAGACGACCTCATCAAGATTGAGGGCAACTGGTACTTTCCGCCGTCGAGCATCGTCGACGGATTTCTGACGACGAGCCCGACGCCGTACACCTGCCCGTGGAAGGGCGAGTGCCAGTACTTCACCGTGACGGTCGACGGCCAGAGCCTGCCCGATCGTGCCTGGAGCTACCCGACCCCGTACGCGAGCGGTATCGAGCGGGTCGGCAAAGACTTCAGCAACTATGTCGCCTTCTGGAAAGAGGTCACCGTCTCAGAGTGACTGAGCCATCGGCGGGGCTGTCTGGTCGCGCCAGGTGATGAGCGCTGCACGGCTGAACGATCGCGAGCACCGGCCGCACGACACGTCGCGGCTGGGTCGCCGAAACCGCACGAACTCGTGCCCTCGCGGGCACGACCCTCGCCAGCGCGCGCGATCATCGGCGATGGGCCCGTCATGGGTGGTGCCGCCGACATAGCCGAGGTCGCGCGCGATCTGGCGCCACACCGGCCCGTGCCCCGTGCCGGGCCCGGCGAGCGCGTGGGCGACTTCGTGCAGCAGGGTCTGGTGGATGGCGTCGTCGTCGAAGCGCTCTGCGAGGTGCCGTGACACCGAGATGCGCTTGCGCCTGAAGTCGCACAGCCCGGCGCGGCGCGTGGCGTTGTCGAACGCGAAGCTCCACGAGTCGTCGAGGTGCAGGGCGATGAGCGATTCGGCCCAGTGCCGCACCCTCTGCATCTCGCTCACGTGGTCGATGCTAGGGGCAACCACCGACACTGCTGTCACCGACGCGGGATGCGCGTGGTGAGCGCCTCAGTCGCGTTGGGTGAGGCCCAGCACGAGCAGCCGATCATCGTCGGGCCCCGGGCGCCCGTTGGCGTCGGTGTTGCTCGTGAGCACGAACAGTCGACCGTCGGGCGTCGCGACCGCATCGCGGATGCGCCCCAGCTGCTGCTCGACGTGCGCCTCGCTCGTGGTCGCCCGCTCGACGTCGATCACCCACAGGCGTTGACCGCGCAACGACGCCATGAACAGGGTGCCGCCCACGAGGCCGAGGCCGCTCGGGCTCGCCTCGCTCGTCGCCCACTGCTGCACGGGGTCGACGAACTCGGGCCTGCCCTCGATTCCTTCGACGACGGGCCAGCCGTAATTGGCACCGGCCTCGATGAGGTTCAGCTCATCCCACGTGTTCTGCCCGAGTTCTGACGACCACAGCCGGCCGTCGGCGTCGAACACGATGCCCTGGGGGTTGCGGTGCCCGAGCGAGTACACGTACGACCCGGCAAAGGGGTTGTCTGCCGGTACCGCGCCGTCAGCGGTGAGTCGCAGTATCTTGCCGGCGAGCGAGTCGAGGTCTTGCGAGAGGCCCGGCGATTGAGCGTCTCCGGTCGTCGCGTAGAGCATGCCGTCTGGCCCGAATGCGAGCCGACCGCCGTTGTGATTCTGCGCTTTCGGGATGCCCGAGAGCAGCACCTCGCTGGCTCCGAGCCCGTACGACCCTGGTGCTCCTTCGAGGTCGAAGCGCACGATGCGATTGTCGGCGGCCGCAGTGTGGAAGGCGTAGAGCGCGGGAGTCGGGTCGTCGAGCACGGCAAGCCCGAGCAGGCCCCCCTCTCCGCCCGCGACCACGTCGGCAACCGTGCCCACCACGCGCACCGAACCGCCTGCCGTGAGTTCGAGAACCTGACCGGTGTCGCGCTCGCTGATGAGCACTGAGCCGGAGGCGAGGGGCACGACCGACCACGGGGTGCGCAGGCCGATGATGAGGGTCTCGACGGTGCCGTCTGGCACCCACTGCTCGATGGCCGGTTCGACCGGCGGCGGCTGCGTCGAGGGGGGCGTGCTCGCGCCGGTGGGGCTGCGATCTGTGCCGCTCGACGAGCAGCCCGCGAGTGCGAGCAGCAGGGCCACACCGAGGGCGACGGGCGAGCGAGCACCCTGAGCGCTGGGCGACCGGCGGCGCTCAGCCACGTCGGCCCGTCATCGTGAAGAGCCCGGCCGAGGGCGCAGGCGACGGCACGGCGTTCTGATCGCTCACCACCGAGGCTCCTGCCACCCACCTCGTGAGGTCGGCGCCGGCGGTGACCGTGGCGGGGTGAGGCCCGCGGGCCATGAGGCGCGGCATCCACTCGAGGGGCAGCTTGGTGCTCGAGGCGATGAGCACGACGTTGCCGAACCGTCTGCCCTTGAGCACGCTCGTCTCGGCGAGCGCAGCGACCTCGGGCAGCACGAGCTGCAGGGTGGCGGCCTGGCCTCGGGCGAAGGCGAGGCCGGGCCCGTCGGCAATGTTCACCGCGAGCACGCCGCCGGGGGCGAGAAAGACCGCGAGCTCTCGATAGAACTCGACGCTCGTGACGTGAGCCGGAATCTGGGCGCCGCTGAAGACGTCGACCACGATGAGGTCGACGGCGCCGTGCAGCGCAGCCGGCAGGCGCCCGAGCGTTGCGCGGGCGTCGCCATAGCGCAAGCGAATCGACGAGTGTCGAGGCAGCGGTAGGTGCTCTCGCACGAAGGCAACCAATGACTCATCGAGTTCGATGACCTGTTGACGAGACCCGGGTCGGGTCGCGTGCACATAGCGGGGCAGGGTGAGGGCTCCTGCTCCGAGGTGCAGCGCGGTGAGCGGTGCGCCGGGCTCACCCCACTCGTCGATGACGTGCCCGATGCGCTGCACGTACTCGAAGAAGAGTCTCGCGGGGTCGTCGAGGTCGACGTGCGATTGGGGTGTGCCGTCGACGATGAGCGTGTAGCTGCCATCGGCCCAGCGATCGGGCTCGATCACGGCGCGCTGCCCGCTCGGCAGGCGCAGTTCGAGGGCGGCGGTCATGCTCGACAGCGTGCCACATGTCACCGTGCGGCACATGAGTGAGCATCCCTCGATAAAAATGAGTAATCGCCGACCTGCCTCGTTCGCCGCCCGCGCGGAAGAATGGCACGGCGGCATGGTGCCGCACGATGACACGAGCAAGGGGGTGCGAGGTGAGTCTGTACGACGACATCGGCGGCGCCCCGGCGATCTCGCTCGCGGTCTCGGTGTTCTACCACCGCGTCGCCGCCGACGAGAGCCTTGCCCGATGGTTCGGCGACGTCGACATCGATCGTCTCGTCGCGCACCAGCGCGCCTTTCTCACCGTCGCGCTCGGCGGCCCCGACGTCTTCACCGGTCGCCAGATGCACGCGGCGCACGGTGGCCTGGGCATCACCGACGAGGCGTACGACGCCGTCATCGAGCACCTCGCCTACGCGCTGCTCGACGTGGGCCTCTCGCACGAGCAGGTCACCGACGTGATCGCCGGCATCGCGCCGCTGCGGGTCGAGATCGTCGACGAGCCTGCGGCGGCCGACGCCTAGGCGCTCGCCAGCAGCCCGAGCGCTTCGGGCAGCTCGTGCCGACTGCGCACACCGAGCTTCGTGTAGGCAGACTGCAAGTGGTTGTTGACGGTGCGGGGCGAGAGAAAGAGCTTCGTGGCGATGTCGTTGCTGGGCAGTCCG containing:
- a CDS encoding DEAD/DEAH box helicase, which translates into the protein MTSTTLITPSTTTFSALGVPYPLVEVLDGQGKTEAFPIQVDTLADTLAGRDVLGRGKTGSGKTLAFSIPMVARLGMRTGAPRRPMKPLGLVLAPTRELATQILAVIEPLAEAYGLRAMTIFGGVSQGKQVQQLQRGVDIVVAAPGRLEDLMKQGFVSLDSVEITVLDEADHMADLGFLPGVTRILKATPARGQRMLFSATLDNGVDKLVKQFLHDPVTHSVDEANSPVADMTHHVFELSGTDEKKRMISALASGSGRRILFMRTKHTAKKLAKQLTADGIPAVDLHGNLSQPARDRNLAAFGDGSVRVLVATDVAARGVHVDDIELVIHVDPPTEHKAYLHRSGRTARAGAAGDVVTLVLPEQRRDTADLLRKASIRVQPQQVTATSPAVTRLIGDVAPKVAEHELPAVLKRQPEGGGSSQGANAQRKRANRSGQGGQRTGQGGQRSGQGGQRSSQRRTDAAPARSGSAAPVARSTDTAAAAPARARQGSRRASAPSGGSGGAIRVGQVVRANSSGGQRRGR
- a CDS encoding DUF1684 domain-containing protein translates to MSAASGASDRAVSALAVADWRRRTAALYCELRAATDLPAAHDHWRRTRDELFAHHPASPLLPADREAFTGLRVKPYDPAWRFECVIQDAEPARIDVETGTDGVVPFERLGLVDVPGVGTLDVWRLASYGGGIFVPVRDALSRVPGGTYGGGRYLLDTVKGADLGGGRAPWSLVLDFNFAYNPSCAYDEAWACPLAPPGNVVDVNIEVGERYGDGRLVL
- a CDS encoding DUF427 domain-containing protein, with product MKAHINGTVIAEAAEDDLIKIEGNWYFPPSSIVDGFLTTSPTPYTCPWKGECQYFTVTVDGQSLPDRAWSYPTPYASGIERVGKDFSNYVAFWKEVTVSE
- a CDS encoding SprT-like domain-containing protein: MSEMQRVRHWAESLIALHLDDSWSFAFDNATRRAGLCDFRRKRISVSRHLAERFDDDAIHQTLLHEVAHALAGPGTGHGPVWRQIARDLGYVGGTTHDGPIADDRARWRGSCPRGHEFVRFRRPSRDVSCGRCSRSFSRAALITWRDQTAPPMAQSL
- a CDS encoding PQQ-dependent sugar dehydrogenase; its protein translation is MAERRRSPSAQGARSPVALGVALLLALAGCSSSGTDRSPTGASTPPSTQPPPVEPAIEQWVPDGTVETLIIGLRTPWSVVPLASGSVLISERDTGQVLELTAGGSVRVVGTVADVVAGGEGGLLGLAVLDDPTPALYAFHTAAADNRIVRFDLEGAPGSYGLGASEVLLSGIPKAQNHNGGRLAFGPDGMLYATTGDAQSPGLSQDLDSLAGKILRLTADGAVPADNPFAGSYVYSLGHRNPQGIVFDADGRLWSSELGQNTWDELNLIEAGANYGWPVVEGIEGRPEFVDPVQQWATSEASPSGLGLVGGTLFMASLRGQRLWVIDVERATTSEAHVEQQLGRIRDAVATPDGRLFVLTSNTDANGRPGPDDDRLLVLGLTQRD
- a CDS encoding spermidine synthase, whose protein sequence is MTAALELRLPSGQRAVIEPDRWADGSYTLIVDGTPQSHVDLDDPARLFFEYVQRIGHVIDEWGEPGAPLTALHLGAGALTLPRYVHATRPGSRQQVIELDESLVAFVREHLPLPRHSSIRLRYGDARATLGRLPAALHGAVDLIVVDVFSGAQIPAHVTSVEFYRELAVFLAPGGVLAVNIADGPGLAFARGQAATLQLVLPEVAALAETSVLKGRRFGNVVLIASSTKLPLEWMPRLMARGPHPATVTAGADLTRWVAGASVVSDQNAVPSPAPSAGLFTMTGRRG
- a CDS encoding group 1 truncated hemoglobin; this translates as MSLYDDIGGAPAISLAVSVFYHRVAADESLARWFGDVDIDRLVAHQRAFLTVALGGPDVFTGRQMHAAHGGLGITDEAYDAVIEHLAYALLDVGLSHEQVTDVIAGIAPLRVEIVDEPAAADA